The following coding sequences lie in one Longimicrobium sp. genomic window:
- a CDS encoding DUF1707 domain-containing protein, producing MSRPEPLHPVPLEQTRERTIAELCRGFAQEHIDADQLQSRLDEAQRASTVDQLRALVADLPAVHAPEPVVSAGTQLAHPSQVSPQQTIVAVMAGATRKGAWTPSRQLNVIAVMGGAELDFREARMPPGITELNVFAWMGGVEVVVPPGVRVEMSGIALMGGFEEHSRTVDPPPPDAPVLRIGGFVLMAGVEVSVRHPGETAREARQRHRELRRAAKEQRRLGS from the coding sequence ATGTCCCGTCCCGAGCCGCTCCATCCCGTGCCGCTGGAGCAGACGCGCGAGCGCACGATCGCCGAGCTCTGCCGCGGGTTCGCGCAGGAGCACATCGACGCCGACCAGCTCCAATCGCGCCTGGACGAGGCCCAGCGCGCCTCCACGGTGGACCAGCTCCGCGCCCTGGTGGCGGACCTCCCCGCCGTCCACGCTCCCGAGCCGGTGGTGAGCGCGGGAACGCAGCTCGCGCACCCATCGCAGGTCTCGCCGCAGCAGACGATCGTGGCGGTGATGGCGGGCGCCACCCGCAAGGGAGCCTGGACCCCCTCACGCCAGCTCAACGTGATCGCGGTGATGGGCGGCGCCGAGCTGGACTTCCGCGAAGCGCGCATGCCCCCCGGCATCACGGAGCTGAACGTCTTCGCCTGGATGGGCGGCGTGGAGGTGGTGGTGCCGCCGGGGGTGCGCGTGGAGATGAGCGGAATCGCGCTGATGGGCGGCTTCGAGGAGCACAGCCGCACGGTGGACCCTCCCCCGCCGGACGCCCCGGTCCTGCGCATCGGCGGCTTCGTCCTTATGGCCGGCGTGGAAGTGAGCGTCCGCCACCCCGGCGAGACCGCCCGCGAGGCCCGCCAGCGCCACCGCGAGCTCCGCCGCGCCGCCAAGGAGCAGCGCCGGCTGGGGAGCTGA
- a CDS encoding VOC family protein — protein MSVRVREILETSLYADDLEAAERFYADVLGLERITHVPGRHVFFRCGDRVFLVFNAARTVEGGMLPPHGATGPGHVAFAVAEGELAEWRARLKAHGVKVETEFAWPEGGHSLYFRDPAGNSIELGTPAIWRIPEERIFRD, from the coding sequence GTGAGCGTGCGCGTCCGCGAGATCCTGGAGACCAGCCTCTACGCCGACGACCTGGAGGCGGCGGAGCGCTTCTACGCGGACGTGCTGGGGCTGGAGAGGATCACCCACGTCCCGGGCCGTCACGTCTTCTTCCGCTGCGGAGACCGCGTCTTCCTGGTCTTCAACGCCGCGCGAACGGTTGAGGGCGGCATGCTCCCGCCGCACGGCGCCACGGGGCCGGGGCACGTCGCCTTCGCCGTGGCGGAGGGCGAGCTCGCGGAGTGGCGCGCACGCCTGAAGGCGCACGGCGTGAAGGTGGAGACGGAGTTCGCCTGGCCGGAAGGCGGACACTCGCTCTACTTTCGCGATCCGGCGGGGAACAGCATCGAGCTGGGCACGCCCGCCATCTGGCGCATCCCGGAGGAGCGCATCTTCCGCGATTGA
- a CDS encoding PQQ-dependent sugar dehydrogenase, which yields MLRASALLLLALAACSGDDPIDPPPAVEALRLQEVASGLASPVFLTSPADDARLFVVEQAGRIRIVENGAVLANPFLDIADRVGSGGERGMLSMAFHPRYGQNGFFYVYYTDRSGDIRVERFRVSADRARADVATARNIITIPHRDASNHNGGLVAFGPDGRLYLATGDGGGGGDPQRNGQNPVSLLGKMLRLDVDAAEPYAIPAGNPFASGGGRPEIWAIGLRNPWRFAWDREAGTLFVADVGQSAWEEVNAVPASAAGLNYGWNAMEGAHCYPSSSTCDTAGKTLPALEYGHGDGCSVTGGYVYRGSALAGMRGTYFYSDFCGGWLRSFRMANGALTERRQ from the coding sequence ATGCTGCGCGCATCCGCACTCCTGCTCCTGGCGCTCGCCGCGTGCAGCGGCGACGACCCCATCGATCCGCCCCCCGCCGTCGAAGCGCTTCGCCTCCAGGAAGTCGCTTCCGGCCTTGCATCGCCCGTCTTCCTCACCTCGCCGGCGGACGACGCGCGGCTCTTCGTGGTGGAGCAGGCGGGGCGCATCCGCATCGTCGAGAACGGAGCGGTCCTCGCGAACCCGTTCCTGGACATCGCCGACCGCGTGGGGTCCGGAGGGGAGCGGGGGATGCTGAGCATGGCGTTCCATCCCCGCTACGGGCAGAACGGCTTCTTCTACGTCTACTACACGGATCGCAGCGGCGACATCCGCGTGGAGCGCTTCCGCGTCTCGGCGGACCGGGCGCGGGCCGACGTGGCGACGGCGCGCAACATCATCACCATCCCGCACCGCGACGCATCCAACCACAACGGAGGGCTGGTGGCGTTCGGGCCGGATGGGCGGCTGTACCTGGCCACCGGCGACGGCGGGGGCGGCGGCGATCCGCAGCGCAACGGCCAGAACCCCGTGTCGCTGCTCGGCAAGATGCTGCGGCTGGACGTGGATGCCGCCGAGCCCTACGCAATCCCCGCCGGCAACCCCTTCGCGAGCGGCGGCGGGCGCCCCGAGATCTGGGCGATCGGCCTGCGCAACCCGTGGCGCTTCGCCTGGGATCGCGAGGCGGGGACGCTCTTCGTGGCCGACGTGGGGCAGAGCGCGTGGGAGGAGGTCAACGCCGTCCCCGCCTCCGCGGCCGGGCTCAACTACGGGTGGAACGCGATGGAGGGTGCGCACTGCTACCCCTCCAGCTCCACCTGCGACACCGCCGGCAAGACGCTCCCGGCGCTGGAGTACGGGCACGGCGACGGGTGCTCGGTCACCGGCGGATACGTGTACCGCGGGAGCGCGCTGGCGGGGATGCGGGGTACCTACTTCTACTCGGACTTCTGCGGCGGCTGGCTGCGCAGCTTCCGCATGGCGAACGGCGCGTTGACCGAACGCCGCCAGTGA
- a CDS encoding ATP-binding protein yields MTPDDEPRTPSRREHTPPSAPARRPHVPGRNTWLPLSLVVFSLLGLVLVPALLQRRSELLRREIIDVVEPARRAEGEVDEALAVEVSAGRGYIINRDPAFLDRSARAAAKAEREMDRLEGYARRLGPEAVARVADLRRHVRAWREPGVALTRGEVPPDRFAALVGVQQHHYEAALRSAAQVQKELEWIAADRRDRIRGYERMELASSVFLTALALAAVGAVTALTVRERRLASQVAVRVEKEASLRALARTLSGALSVREMVEKVAEEAVHSTRAFGAYVERAQAHEVVVVAGSGEGVPPLGTRAPYPGSLTAEIIEAREPRALAEVAKIGESMAPYLEKSCERCTGLVVPLADEEGVLGALILLRSPGQGTFGGEEAAHARAMGDLLSVAFRRALVMEEERRARGEAETAVRTRDEMLSIVSHDLRNPLHTVGMSSSFLLDVLPDDDEMVRKQLAIIKRSIDSMNRMIEDLLDITRIETGRLAVDCSVVEVPTLLDEVETMMRPLAEGAGLRLKCHAGDRLPTLYADRDRLVQVFSNLVGNAIKFTPEGGTVTLRAEGMEGAVCFQVADTGAGIPAEHLPRLFDRFWQARRTDRRGLGLGLPIVKGIVEAHGGHVEVASTPGAGSTFSFTLPAAPAR; encoded by the coding sequence ATGACCCCGGACGACGAACCACGCACGCCCTCCAGGCGCGAGCACACGCCACCAAGCGCGCCCGCCCGCCGCCCGCACGTCCCGGGACGGAACACCTGGCTTCCGCTCTCGCTGGTGGTCTTCTCGCTCCTGGGGCTGGTGCTCGTGCCGGCGCTCCTCCAGCGCCGGAGCGAGCTGCTGCGCCGCGAGATCATCGACGTGGTGGAGCCCGCCCGCCGAGCCGAGGGCGAGGTGGACGAGGCGCTGGCCGTGGAGGTCTCCGCCGGGCGCGGCTACATCATCAACCGCGACCCCGCCTTCCTGGACCGCAGCGCCCGCGCCGCCGCCAAAGCCGAACGCGAGATGGACCGCCTGGAGGGCTACGCGCGCCGCCTGGGCCCCGAGGCGGTGGCGCGCGTCGCCGACCTGCGCCGGCACGTGCGCGCCTGGCGCGAGCCCGGCGTGGCCCTCACACGCGGCGAGGTGCCCCCGGACCGCTTCGCCGCGCTGGTAGGCGTGCAGCAGCACCACTACGAAGCGGCGCTCAGGTCGGCCGCGCAGGTGCAGAAGGAGCTGGAGTGGATCGCCGCCGACCGGCGCGACCGCATCCGCGGCTACGAGCGGATGGAGCTGGCCAGCTCCGTCTTCCTCACCGCGCTCGCGCTGGCCGCGGTCGGCGCCGTCACCGCGCTGACGGTGCGGGAGCGGCGGCTCGCGTCGCAGGTGGCGGTGCGGGTGGAGAAGGAGGCGTCGCTGCGCGCCCTCGCCCGTACGCTCAGCGGCGCGCTCTCGGTGCGGGAGATGGTGGAGAAGGTGGCCGAGGAGGCGGTGCACTCCACCCGCGCGTTCGGGGCGTACGTGGAGCGCGCCCAGGCGCACGAGGTGGTGGTGGTCGCCGGCTCGGGAGAGGGCGTCCCCCCGCTCGGCACCCGGGCGCCGTACCCGGGGTCGCTCACCGCAGAGATCATCGAGGCGCGCGAGCCCCGCGCCCTGGCCGAGGTGGCGAAGATCGGCGAGTCGATGGCGCCCTACCTGGAGAAGTCGTGCGAGCGGTGCACCGGGCTGGTGGTGCCGCTGGCCGACGAGGAGGGGGTGCTCGGCGCGCTGATCCTCCTCCGCTCCCCCGGCCAGGGCACCTTTGGCGGCGAGGAGGCGGCCCACGCCCGCGCCATGGGCGACCTCCTCTCGGTCGCCTTCCGCCGCGCGCTGGTGATGGAGGAGGAGCGCCGCGCCCGCGGGGAGGCGGAGACGGCGGTGCGCACGCGCGACGAGATGCTCTCCATCGTCTCGCACGACCTGCGCAACCCGCTCCATACGGTGGGGATGAGCTCGTCCTTCCTCCTCGACGTCCTTCCCGACGACGACGAGATGGTGCGCAAGCAGCTGGCGATCATCAAGCGCTCCATCGACAGCATGAACCGGATGATCGAGGACCTGCTCGACATCACGCGCATCGAGACGGGGCGGCTGGCGGTGGATTGCTCCGTGGTGGAGGTCCCCACCCTGCTCGACGAGGTGGAGACGATGATGCGCCCCCTCGCCGAAGGCGCCGGGCTGCGGCTGAAGTGCCACGCGGGCGACCGCCTCCCCACGCTCTACGCCGACCGCGACCGCCTGGTGCAGGTGTTCAGCAACCTGGTGGGCAACGCCATCAAGTTCACCCCGGAAGGGGGCACCGTCACACTGCGCGCGGAGGGGATGGAGGGAGCCGTGTGCTTCCAGGTGGCGGACACCGGCGCGGGGATCCCGGCCGAGCACCTCCCGCGCCTCTTCGACCGCTTTTGGCAGGCGCGCCGCACCGACCGGCGCGGGCTGGGGCTGGGGCTCCCCATCGTAAAGGGGATCGTGGAGGCGCACGGCGGCCACGTGGAGGTGGCGAGCACGCCGGGGGCGGGGAGCACCTTCTCATTCACCCTTCCCGCCGCGCCTGCCCGTTGA
- a CDS encoding haloacid dehalogenase-like hydrolase encodes MRRLVLFDIDGTLLTADGAGKRALHAALVDVFGTTGPIDSYSFAGRTDPQIVHALMSAAGLPRDEIDRGLADLWAHYIANLRREMEHTDVEALPGIHALLRCVEDAGGEVVMGLLTGNIEAGARIKVDAAGLAWERFRVGAFGSDHADRPELPAVAVRRAREQTGVEYAGKEIVILGDTPFDITCGAHLGVRTIAVATGRHTAEDLASHAPDHLFPDFRDTAAAWAAIVGSE; translated from the coding sequence ATGCGGCGGCTGGTCCTCTTCGACATCGACGGAACCCTTCTCACCGCGGACGGCGCCGGGAAGCGGGCGCTGCACGCCGCGCTGGTAGACGTGTTCGGCACCACCGGCCCCATCGACAGCTACTCCTTCGCCGGGCGCACCGATCCACAGATCGTCCACGCCCTCATGAGCGCCGCCGGGCTCCCGCGCGACGAGATCGACCGCGGCCTCGCGGACCTCTGGGCACACTACATCGCCAACCTGCGCCGGGAGATGGAGCACACGGATGTGGAGGCGCTCCCGGGTATCCACGCGCTGCTGCGGTGCGTGGAGGATGCGGGTGGCGAGGTGGTGATGGGGCTGCTGACGGGGAACATCGAGGCGGGCGCGCGGATCAAGGTGGACGCCGCGGGGCTGGCGTGGGAGCGTTTCCGCGTGGGCGCATTCGGCTCCGATCACGCGGACCGCCCGGAGCTCCCCGCGGTCGCCGTGCGCCGCGCGCGCGAGCAAACCGGCGTCGAGTACGCGGGCAAGGAGATCGTCATCCTGGGCGACACTCCCTTCGACATCACCTGCGGCGCGCACCTGGGGGTCCGCACCATCGCCGTCGCCACCGGCCGCCACACCGCCGAGGACCTCGCCTCCCACGCCCCCGACCACCTCTTCCCCGACTTCCGCGACACTGCCGCCGCCTGGGCCGCAATCGTGGGGAGTGAGTGA
- a CDS encoding MarR family transcriptional regulator yields MESPLHEEAEAFHRALGDVVRLQQHRSRDRVAFYGITVSGAHALEALERLGPISLNRLAAELFVDKSTASRIVAALEYRGWVTRTADPADRRALQLHLTDEGFALQDQLRSDAVWEMQAVLAGTDAAVRHTTLNFIRDLARTAALHAGATEASCCQ; encoded by the coding sequence ATGGAATCACCCCTCCACGAAGAAGCCGAAGCGTTCCACCGCGCCCTGGGCGACGTGGTGCGCCTCCAGCAGCACCGCTCGCGCGACCGCGTGGCCTTCTACGGGATCACCGTGTCCGGCGCGCACGCGCTGGAGGCGCTGGAGCGGCTCGGGCCGATCTCGCTGAACCGCCTGGCCGCCGAGCTGTTCGTGGACAAGAGCACGGCCAGCCGCATCGTGGCGGCGCTGGAGTACCGCGGCTGGGTGACGCGCACCGCCGACCCCGCCGACCGCCGCGCCCTCCAGCTGCACCTGACGGACGAGGGGTTCGCGCTCCAAGACCAGCTCCGCTCCGACGCCGTCTGGGAGATGCAGGCGGTGCTGGCGGGAACGGACGCGGCGGTCCGCCACACCACGCTCAACTTCATCCGCGACCTCGCCCGCACCGCCGCCCTGCACGCGGGCGCCACCGAAGCATCCTGCTGCCAGTAG
- a CDS encoding aquaporin: MPDRLIRALVSEAIGTFALCFAGILAISAGNLSGNEGATSLTTVAFAHGLAIFVMVAALGANSGAHFNPAVTAGFVATGRMPLPRGAMYVGAQLAGALLASGLLAGAFGAEVAADGTPAVADGITVWGALVLEAIATFFLVLVVFGTAVDERAPRAVFPLAIGLTVALDIMAIGPLTGAAMNPARAFGPALVSGVWDAHWVYWLAPLLGGVAGAYVQHAFLMERGAPTAKTAERGGPAPAEQRFDDA, encoded by the coding sequence ATGCCCGACCGTCTGATCCGCGCCCTCGTTTCCGAGGCCATCGGCACCTTTGCGCTCTGCTTCGCCGGCATCCTGGCGATCAGCGCCGGCAACCTGAGCGGCAACGAGGGCGCTACGTCGCTCACCACCGTCGCCTTCGCCCACGGGCTCGCCATTTTCGTGATGGTGGCGGCGCTCGGCGCCAACTCCGGCGCGCACTTCAATCCCGCGGTCACGGCCGGGTTCGTGGCCACGGGCAGGATGCCGCTCCCGCGCGGCGCCATGTACGTGGGCGCGCAGCTCGCGGGCGCGCTGCTGGCTTCGGGGCTGCTCGCCGGCGCCTTCGGGGCGGAGGTGGCGGCCGACGGCACCCCAGCCGTGGCCGACGGGATCACCGTGTGGGGAGCGCTGGTGCTGGAGGCGATCGCGACCTTTTTCCTGGTGCTCGTAGTCTTCGGCACGGCGGTGGACGAGCGGGCGCCGCGCGCGGTGTTTCCCCTCGCCATCGGCCTCACCGTGGCGTTGGACATCATGGCGATCGGGCCGCTGACGGGCGCGGCGATGAACCCGGCGCGCGCCTTTGGGCCGGCGCTGGTGAGCGGCGTGTGGGATGCGCACTGGGTGTACTGGCTGGCCCCCCTCCTGGGCGGCGTCGCGGGCGCCTACGTGCAGCACGCCTTCCTGATGGAGCGCGGCGCCCCCACTGCCAAGACCGCAGAGCGCGGCGGCCCCGCCCCCGCGGAGCAGCGTTTCGACGACGCCTGA
- a CDS encoding DUF2007 domain-containing protein: MFLDGPPWEVAGSFGTVLEAEFAAATLQEAGIPARVHGAHVGIWGAGYQGPSMYGVSVVVPRLRLEEAKTLLGDFFGDGDEAQA, from the coding sequence ATGTTCCTGGACGGCCCTCCCTGGGAGGTGGCAGGCAGCTTCGGCACGGTGCTGGAGGCCGAGTTCGCGGCCGCCACGCTGCAGGAGGCCGGCATCCCGGCGCGCGTGCACGGCGCGCACGTGGGGATCTGGGGCGCCGGCTACCAGGGGCCTTCGATGTACGGGGTAAGCGTCGTCGTCCCCCGCCTGCGGCTGGAGGAGGCGAAGACGCTGCTGGGTGACTTCTTCGGGGACGGCGACGAGGCGCAGGCGTAG
- the pxpB gene encoding 5-oxoprolinase subunit PxpB, with protein MRIEPLGDSAVQIVLGDAPDEPTRRRVAAAARRLDESRLPGLIECVPGFTSLTIHYDPVRLPPSDAGWLDSSLAHLLDELDESAGDDGRLVEIPVCYGGEFGPDLESLASLHGLTADEAVALHAAGGYRVHLVGFVPGFPYLGGLDAKLATPRRESPRTVVPAGSVGIGGAQTGIYPVESPGGWQLIGRTPLRLFDAHRDPPALLRAGDRVRFVPVDAEAFRRMEQGA; from the coding sequence ATGAGGATCGAGCCGCTCGGGGACAGCGCCGTCCAGATCGTCCTGGGAGATGCCCCCGACGAGCCGACCCGCCGTCGCGTCGCGGCGGCTGCGCGGCGACTGGATGAGTCCCGCCTTCCCGGCCTCATCGAATGCGTCCCCGGCTTCACCTCGCTCACCATCCACTACGATCCGGTCCGGCTTCCCCCGTCGGATGCGGGCTGGCTGGACTCTTCGCTCGCCCATCTCCTCGACGAGCTGGATGAGTCCGCGGGCGACGATGGGCGGCTCGTGGAGATCCCCGTCTGCTACGGTGGCGAATTCGGGCCGGACCTGGAATCGCTCGCATCGCTGCACGGGCTCACCGCGGACGAGGCCGTCGCGCTCCATGCGGCGGGCGGCTACCGGGTGCACCTGGTTGGCTTCGTCCCCGGCTTCCCCTACCTGGGCGGCCTGGACGCGAAGCTCGCCACGCCGCGCCGGGAATCGCCGCGCACGGTCGTGCCCGCGGGGAGCGTGGGGATCGGCGGCGCGCAGACGGGGATCTATCCCGTGGAGTCGCCCGGTGGCTGGCAGCTGATCGGGCGCACGCCGCTGCGTCTCTTCGATGCGCACCGCGACCCGCCGGCCCTGCTGCGCGCGGGCGACCGCGTCCGGTTCGTCCCGGTGGATGCCGAGGCGTTTCGGCGGATGGAGCAAGGCGCGTGA
- a CDS encoding biotin-dependent carboxyltransferase family protein, producing the protein MIEVLRPGLLTTVQDLGRTGFQDQGVPMGGAADPVALRIANLLVGNPQGAAGLEMTLAGPRLRFARTALIALGGAGMTADLDGVPIPFWRPVRVRAGETLDVRGARTGCRAYLACAGGIAVPPVLGSRGTYLPSAFGGFEGRALRTGDRLPVGKAEARSAAVRTAIEREGRRNGVASWRVAPSALPAYHAEPELLLMPGSHTDALTEASRARLFTERFRVSQHTDRMGCRLEGPALALSAPIELTSEGVAPGTVQLPPGGSPIVLMADGGTTGGYPRIGHVAAVHLPLLAQLRPGDHLRFRQTTLEEAHRLLRARELALTLLADALRLRSAGI; encoded by the coding sequence GTGATCGAGGTGCTCCGTCCGGGCCTGCTGACGACGGTCCAGGACCTGGGCCGCACCGGCTTCCAGGACCAGGGCGTGCCCATGGGCGGCGCCGCGGACCCGGTGGCGCTGCGCATCGCCAACCTGCTGGTGGGGAATCCGCAGGGCGCGGCGGGGCTGGAGATGACGCTCGCCGGGCCGCGGCTCCGCTTCGCGCGCACCGCGCTGATCGCGCTCGGCGGCGCCGGGATGACGGCCGATCTGGACGGCGTCCCGATCCCCTTCTGGCGGCCGGTGCGGGTCCGCGCGGGGGAGACGCTCGACGTCCGCGGGGCGCGCACCGGGTGCCGGGCCTACCTGGCGTGCGCGGGCGGGATCGCGGTGCCGCCCGTGCTCGGCAGCCGCGGCACGTACCTGCCGTCGGCGTTCGGGGGGTTCGAGGGGCGCGCGCTGCGAACCGGCGATCGTCTGCCAGTGGGGAAGGCGGAGGCGAGGTCGGCCGCCGTGCGTACCGCCATCGAGCGGGAGGGTCGTAGGAACGGGGTCGCGTCGTGGCGGGTGGCCCCCAGCGCGCTCCCCGCCTACCACGCCGAGCCCGAGCTGCTGCTGATGCCGGGGAGCCACACGGATGCGCTCACCGAGGCGTCGCGCGCGCGGCTCTTCACCGAGCGATTTCGGGTGAGCCAGCACACGGACCGCATGGGGTGCAGGCTGGAAGGGCCGGCGCTTGCCCTCTCCGCTCCAATCGAGCTGACCAGCGAGGGGGTGGCGCCCGGGACGGTGCAGCTTCCGCCCGGCGGCTCGCCCATCGTGCTCATGGCGGATGGCGGCACCACGGGGGGCTATCCGCGCATCGGCCACGTGGCCGCGGTGCACCTCCCGCTCCTGGCGCAGCTTCGCCCCGGCGACCACCTTCGCTTCCGGCAGACGACGCTGGAGGAGGCGCACCGGCTCCTGCGTGCGCGCGAGCTCGCCCTCACCCTGCTCGCGGACGCCCTTCGTCTGCGCAGCGCCGGCATCTGA